GTGGGCGCGGCGAGCATCTCCCCGCGACTAGCGGTCACGTCGCCGACGCGGCGGTGCGGCAAAACGACGCTGTTATCGTTCATCGGCGCGCTCGCTTTGAAGCCCCTTCCGACATCGAACACGACGACGGCGGCGGTGTTTCGGAGCATCGAGCAATTGCATCCAACGCTGCTGATTGATGAAATGGATACGTTCTTGAACGACGACAGCACGCTGCACGGCATCTTGAACGCCGGGCACGCGCGGGCAAACGCTTTCGTCCTGCGGACGGTGGGAGACAATCACGAACCCCGTCGGTTCGACGTGTGGGCCGCGACTTGCGTCGCCAAGATCGGGACTTTGCCGAGCACGCTCGCCGACCGGGCCATCGAAGTCCGGATGGGGCGCAAGCCGAAGGGCGTGGCGGTCGAGCGTTGGCGGATTGATCGGTCGGGGCACTTCGAGCCGCTGCGCTCGCGTCTGATGCGTTGGTCGAACGACCATCTCCACGCGCTGCGGGACGCCGACCCGGAGGTTCCGAGCGCGCTGCACGACAGAGCGGCGGACAACTGGAGGGTACTGCTTAGCATCGCCGACGAGGTGGGGGGCGACTGGCCCGAGCGCGCCCGGCGCGCGGCGCTGGCGCTGTCGGGCGCGGCGTTGGACGAGGACGACTTCCTTGAGGCATTGCTCAGGGACATCTTCGCGGCATTCAAGAGGGCGGACGAGGACGACGCGCCGCTCGACGTGGGCGGCGGACGCGTCGAACGCCTTCCCACGCCCCGACTAATCCAACTCCTACGTGAACTCCCGGAATCGCGCTGGGTAGACTACGCGCGCGGAAACGGGCTGACCCCCGCGCGGCTTGCGGTACTTCTTCGACGCTTCGACATCCATCCGAAGCAGCTGTGGGTCGATGGTGTGAACTGTCGAGGGTACGAGCGCAGCGACTTCGTCGAGGCTTGGGGGCAGTATCTTGGCGCGCAGCCCGAAATCCCCGCACCGCATCCGCTAGGGACGCTAGGATCCCCGCAAACACTGGGCGCAAGGCCTGTTTCGGATCCGCTAGGAGTGGCTTCGCCTAGCGGATCCGAAACTCCCGCAGAGCCGCATGAACACAGGGATCCTAGCGGGCTAGCGGGTAGAAACCCCCCGGAAGGAGCTTTGCGCGGTATAAGGGCGTCTGCCGACCAAGGCGACCCCCTGGGGCGGGCGGCGTTCGACGCCTCCATCGTGCGTCCGACCGATGAGGAAGTGGCGGAGGCTGCAAGCTTGTTTTCCGGTTCTCTCGCCGACGCGGATGCCCTTGTTGACGAAGCTGTGGGCTCCGCGCTCGCGCGAATGCCCAACCTCGCCGCGAAAACGGAGCGCAAAATCCGCGAAACGGCGGACTGGCTGGGGAGGCTGCTCGACCGCGCGGGTAAGAATGGTATCCCGCATGAAGTTGCCTACGGCACGAACGTCAGCATCGGCGTGCTGGACGCGGCGAGGCGGCGCATCGGCGCGGCGGTCGTCGCCGGGCGGTGGTTTGCCGCCAGAGCCGATCCTTTCGCGCCGGGGAGCTCCGGGGACGGGCAGCCGTCCCGGTTCAACTGAGGGGCGCGGTCATGGCGGACGACCTGATCGGCGTTCTGGCGGCGGACGGCGTCATGCTCCGCCCGAAGGGCAAGGAGCTCGTCGGAGGATGCCCCTTCTGCCGCGCCGGCGACGACCGCTTCCTCGTGGACGCGGGAAAGGGACTTTGGTGGTGCAGAAAATGTCGGTACGGCGGAAACGTCGTCGGATACCTGCAACAGCGGCACGGGATCGATGCGGCGGAAGCGCGGCGGCGGCTCGGCATGTCGTCGAACCCGACCCGACCAATCCGACCAGCGACGCCGGATCCGCCCCGCGAGGAATGGCAGGACGCCGCGCGGAGGTTCGTGGACGCGGCGGCGGCGAAGCTTTGGGACGGAGACGACCCGCGCCCGCTCGATTATCTCCGGGGGCGCAGGTTCACGGACGACACAATCCGCCAGGCGCGTCTCGGTTTGAATCCGACGGAGCGACGAGAGAAGCGCCCGCCCTGGATGGCGCCGGGCGGGGACATCTGGATTCCGCGCGGCATCGTCATCCCGGTTGAGGTCGATGGCGCGCTCTGGGCGGCGCAGATTCGACGCGCGGCGGGCGAGCCGAAGTACGTCACAGTCACGGGCTCCCGCCTCGCGCCGCACGGGATCGACGGCGTGGAGCCCGGCAAGCCGGCGATGCTCGTCGAGGGAGTTTTCGACATGCTGGCGGTTCGACAGGCGGCAGGCGACTTGGTGGTTCCGGTTGCGACGCTCGGCGCGTCGTCGTGCCTGCGCCCGCTCTGGACGGCGCGCCTGCTCCACACGAGGACGATCCTGCTGGCGTTCGACGCGGACGAAGCCGGCGAAACGGCGGCGGCGCGCTGGCGGTGCGTCTTGCCGCACGTCTTGCCGCACGCGCGGCGGTGGCGACCGTTCCGCGCGAAGGACACCGGCGACATGCTCCGCGAGGGGGGCGACGTCCTCGTACGCCGGTGGGCGGAGGTTGGAATCGAAAGCGCCCTGTCTGCCTGCCCGCGCGAATCATTGGGCGTGCGCGCCGACACGGGCGGCGGGGCAAGCGATTCGGAGTAACACAATGGCGTGGGAGCGCCGCAACGGACGCGGGCACTATTACACTCGTTCTTTACGTGTGGGGAAGCGCGTCGTCCGGCAATACATTGGCGCGGGGGCGCTCGCCGAAGCGATGGCGGCGCTGGACGCAGCAGAGCGGAGAACCCGCGCAACGGAGCGGGAACGATGGCGACGCTGCAAGGCTCGGTACGACGCCCTTGACGCACAAGCAGCGGAGGGGTTTCGCCAGACGAGCACGATGATTCGTGGTCTGCTGGCGCTGGACGGCTATCACCAGCATCACCGAGGGGAGTGGAGGCGCAAACGTGGTGCGAAAGGCAAGGACGAGTCCTAGCGACGCGATCGCCTGCCCGGACTTCCAGGCGTGGGAACAGCGAGTGGCTCAACTCGCCGAGGAGGTGCGCGCGGGCGACGAGAGCGCCCGCGCCCGGCTCCGGGCGGCGCTCGAAGAGCAGCGCAAGAGGGTTGAGCGAATGGACTGGGAGGGACACCTGCGGAGGCTCGTGGTGAGCCGGTTCGATGCGGGCGTTGCCGAAGGTCTGCTGATGAGAGCGAAAGCCCTTGAGCGCGAACTGCTTTCGACGAGCCCGTCGCTGATAGAACGGCTGCTCGTGGAACGAGTCGTCACGTGTTGGCTGCACGTCCACACGATGGAGACACGCTCTGCCGGGAAGCACGCCGAAGGGCTGACGATAGAGATGGCGGTCTACTGGCAGAAAGCGGTGGACAGGGCGCAAAGGCGCTATCTATCGGCTGCCCGGTCTTTGGCGTATGTGGGTCGCCTGCTGCGACTACCGCCGGTGCAGGTGAACATCGCCGTTGTGGGAGAAAGCGCCCTCCGGGTTGAGAGCGCGACGCCCCAACCCATGGAGGGGGACGAGAAGAAGGGTCTTGGACCCGGACAACCCAGACCTGGCGGAGAAGAAGGCGATGGCAAGTGAGGAAAGTCTGACTGGCGAGCGGCATCGGGTGATACGGACATGCGCTCCACGCCAGGCGACACAGAGGAGCATGAACGATGGACAGTGAGTCCTTACAGGCGGGAAGCGACCGGCTACTGAGCGTCCGCGAGGTTGCCGCTCTGTTGAACGTCCAGCCGAAGACGATTTATCATTGGACGCAGGCGGGCGGGTTCCCGTACGTGAAGGTCGGGAGGCTGCTGCGGTTCCATCGCGCAGACGTGCTGCGATGGGTCGAAAAGACCACCTATCGCCCGCGCGAACGGTGAGTTTGGGCAAGAGTTTGGCAAGCATGCCCAGAAAACCCGCGCCATAACTGGGCGTGCACGTGACTACGGATCATGAGGTCGGGAGTTCAAATCTCTCCGGGCGCGCCACTCCTTCGCATAGCCTCACATCGAACGCCTCGTAGTTCGAGTGTCGGCTTCTGCCCTGCCGCCGTGTCTGTCGGGAAGGCGCTCAGGTGAGCGTCCGCGAGCGCGCCGTCATCTCTTCTGAGCTCCTGACGCTCCTCCACGAAGCCTACGGGCTCCGATGGTCCGGCGAGCCCGTCGATCTGGGCGGCTCCGTCAATCTGAACCTACGCGTGGACGCGAACGATGGCGCACACGTGGTCCGCGTGTACTGCCCATGGACGACACCGGAACGCGCAGCGGGCATGCGGCTGGCTAAGGAGCGCATCGCCCAGGCAGGCATACCCATCGCACGGCCTCGACGAACCCTGGACGGGGAACCATTCGCCGTACTGAGCGACCGAATCGTCGAAGTCGAGGCATACGTCGACGGCGAGCCGATGGACACGTGGGATCGGCTCCTCCATGGGGTCAAAGCGCTTGCGCAGATCCATGACGCGATGCGCGGTCTGACCGTCCACAGCGACGCCGGGACCGCGCCCTATGCGAACTACATGCGGGTCGAGGACGTCGAGAACCGGGTGCGCGAAGCGGTTGAGCGGACACGGCGGGAAGCGCGCGATGCGGATGAACTCCTGCTGGCGACGCGCGCGTTGTGGCTTTGCGGCGAGCTGGAGGCGGCGCAACCTGCGTCGGTCCGAGCCCTGCCCCGCCAGCTCGCGCACGGAGACTTCTGGGACAACAACGTGCTCTTCCGGGACAGCCAGCTCGTCGCCGTTCTCGACTTCGACTTCATGGGCGAACGGGCGCGGATCGAGGACATCGCGCTCATCCTCTGTTACACGTTCACGAGCGAGCGATTCCGCGCGGAGAACTCGCCTGCGCGCCGCATGTCCCGGCTTCGAGAACTGGTCGATACCTACGACACGTCGCTGCAGGAATCACTGACGAACGCCGAGCGCACGGCGCTCCCGTATGCGCTCGTGAGGAACGCGTTCGCGCCGTTCTGCCATCTCTGGCGCGTCGGCGACCCGGGCGACCGCCGCCGGTACGCGCGGGCGATGCTCCAAGAGATCGAGTGGCTGTCGGAGATACTCGCCGACACGACGAGTTGGGAACGACTGTTCGCACTGGGAAAGTCGTGTGGCTGACCTACGCCCGCGCCCGACGCCTTGAGGAACGGGTAGGAAGGCGATGGCAGATCGACATGACGCGCGGCGACGCGTCGATGATCACCAGATCGAACGGAGCGTACGGACCGACAGTTCGCGGAACCGGGCTCCCTCGTCCCCGCCGTGTAGCGCCAGGCTGTAATCTGCTGCCTCCGGCAGATAGCAGAACGACATCGACACCTCGCCGTCGTTGCCGAAGAGCTCCAGCGATGTCCGGTCGATCAGGGCCCGCAGCCTGACGCGCCCGTCAATGGCGCGGATCGGAGCCGTTCGGTTCAGGCACGAGAGCGTCCCCTCGCTCATGTTGCACGTCACGAGGTGCCCGCGCACCTCGACGGCGAAGGAGCTTCCCGATGCCGCGTCAACCTCCAGCGACACGTCGAACAGGTCGCCGGATTTGGCGAGAACGCGTCGTTCCCGCGCCGACAGCGACACGTCCGTCCATGCGTGTGCCTCGTCGTAGAGCGCCGCGATCTCCCGCACCGGTTCCCGGCAAAGCCTGATCCCCACTGGGAGCGTTCGCAGCGTGAGCTCGACGGGATAGGACATCTGCTGGTTGAACGGCATCGCGGGGTACTTGCCGCCCGCCATCCACGAAATCTGGATGCGACGCCCATCCGCCGACGGGATGTCGCTCCACGTCTGAGCCGCATAGCCGTTCGCGCCCTGCTCCGCGTGGAGAACATCCGTCTCCGGCGCGAACATCCTGCCGTCGAACCGACCGATCAGATACCCGCCATTGCCGCCCCAGAACACCCATCGCGTGTTCGTAGGATCGCCGTCGACCGGTAGCTCGAACAGGTCGGGGCACTCCGAGACCCCCGGCAGCGTCAGGTCGTGGAGATGCTGCCACGCCTTGAGATCCGTTGAGCCATAGAGCGTGTAGTCGTTGCCATCGAGGAACAGCGCCATGATCCACCGCCGCGACGGTTCGTGCCAGACGACCTTCGGATCGCGGTTCTGCGCGCGGATGTGACCCAAGACGGGGTTCCCGTCGTATTTCGTCCAGGTGCGACCTCGGTCGTTGCTGAACGCGATCCCTTGGACGCACAGCTTCGGCGGATGGATCCGCGTATCGCCAACCGTGTAGAACGCGACCAGCGGCGGAACTCCTCCCGTCCCGAACCCGGACGTGTTCCCGTGGTCCACAACCGCCGAGCCCGACCACATCCAGCCCATGTCGTCGATATCCAGCGCGGCGTGGTGGAGTTGCCGCCAGTGCGTCAGGTCGGTACTGACGGCGTGCCCCCATGTGTTGGGTCCATGTCGCAGGCTGCCCGGCGTGTGCTGGAAGAACAGATGGTACTCGCCGTCCCAGTAGACGAGTCCGTTCGGATCGTTCATCCAGTCCCGCTGCGGCGTGAAGTGGAACTGCGGGCGGTGCGTCTCGCGGTAAAGCTGATCGTCAGGCATGGGTGGGCTCCATCAGAGCACGGAAGCAGAACTGCCAGACAGTATGAGGGCACCACGCGTCCTGTCAACGCGCGACGAAGACGCCGAGATGCTCTGCGCGACGCATCCGATTCCGTCTTTGGGATGGCGGATCCATCCGCTATGATCCATGTACCGCCGCGACAAGCCGATCCTCGCGCGGAGCGAGTCGGGGGCTCGTAGACCGGTGGGCTCCGGTGTCGAGGCGCTGCCGGCATGCCGCAGCGCGCGTTGGAGAGGAGAGCCTCATGGCACATCGATCCTCCGAGTTGTTTCGAGGGTTGAACGCACGGCGGATCCGCCGCATCGCATCTCGATGGGCGGCGGGAATGGCGTTCGGCATCGTCTGGGCGTGTGCCGTGTCGGGAGTGCAAGCGTCGACATATCGGGTTCCTGAGGAGTTCCTGACGCCTCAGGCGGCGATGCAGCGAGCCCAGGCGGGCGACACGATCCGCGTCGGCGACGGGATCTACGAAGGCGAGCTCGCGGTAAAGCCCGGCGTTACAATCGAGGGCGCCGGCAGCGGAACCGTGTTCCGACAGGGAATGACGGTGCGGGGCGCAGCGGGCGTCGTGCTGCGCGGGTTCCGACTGCAGGGCGGGACGAACCAGCACCACTTTGGGATCGTTTGCGAGAAGGCTGACGTGACGGTCGAGAACGTCACCGTCGACGGCTATCACCACGGCATCGGCGCGGAGGACTCCACCCTCGCCGTGCGCGGGATATCGATCCGCGACGCGTTCAACGCAGGCATTCTGCTGACCAACTCATCCGCGTCGATCCAGGACGCGAGCGTCACCGACGGCGCGGGCAACGGGCTGATCGTGAGCGAGTCGGACCGGCTCGTCCGGATCGCGCGGGTTGTCATCGCCGGCAACGGTCTGACGGGCATCCGGGTCTCCAACGCCCGCGTCCACGTGCGCGACAGCCGGATCGTGGACAATGGTCTCGGCGTGTCCATCGAGAGCGGAACCGCCGACTTCGGGACACGGGCTCAGCCCGGCGGGAACGCGATCTTCGGGAACCGCGTCGCAGACCTGGATTCCCAGGTTGGCGGGATCGAGGCTCGCGGGAACTTCTGGGGCTCGTCGTCGCAGCCGCGCCGCGACCGCGTCTCGCCGAACGCGCTTGTCGAGCCATGGCTGTCGCGCGATCCAGCGGACGGCCTCGCGGTGGGTGGGCGCGACCTGGCGGCGGTGCGATGGGGATCGCTGAGAGCGCAGCGCTGACGTTGGAGGGACACGACTTCTGAAGCATGTAACCATCTACACGGACGGAGGGTGCGATCCGAATCCCGGAAGGGGCGGCTACGGGATCGTCCTTCTATACGGAGCAGCGCGCAAAGAGCTATCCGGGACGTTCGCCGAATCGACGAACAACCGCATGGAGCTCTTCGCGGCGATCCGGGCGCTGGAAGCCCTCAAGGAGCCCTGCCGCGTCACGCTGCACAGCGACTCGGAGTACCTCGTCAACGCGATGAAGCAGGGATGGGCCCGCCGCTGGCGCGCCAGGAACTGGCGGCGCGGCAAGAACGAGCCCGTGGCGAACCCCGACCTGTGGAGCCGACTGCTCGATCTCTGCGGCAAGCACGAAGTCGAGTTCGCTTGGCTGCGCGGACACGACGGGAACGCCGAGAACGAACGATGCGACGAACTCTGCGCCGAAGCCCGCGCGATGCCCGACCCGCCCGTCGACGAGGGGTACACGTCAGCAATCGAGGAAGCCCGCCTGGAGCTGTCCTGAGCGCCATAGGCGGCGCGATGTCCTACCTGAGCGCTTTGCCTGCCCAGGTTCCCAACATACGACCATCGGTTCCCAGGAACCATCAGGACGGGAGATCGACACGGACGTTCCCGCGACGATGGGATTCGAGGAACCCGAGCATGATGGTGACCGCCTTCCGAGCTTCGCGACCCGACGAGACCGGCTCGCCGTCATCGCGGAGGAGACTCAGAAGCTCCTCGACGGCCCCCGCCCACTTGTGGCGGACGTACTCCTCTGACGGCAGGAGCTCGGACGACGTCGCAGAACGGTGGAGCGTCGCGCCCGTGTCGCGAACGACGAGTTTACCCTTCGCGCCGAGAAGATCGGCGCCGAAGTCGGCAGGTTGGTGCTTCGTCCCGTTGTAGACGGCGCGGACTCCGTTCTCATACCCGACGAACCCGAAGACCCCCGGTTCCAGTTCCGCCGTGCGGCCGCCGTCGCCGCGATAGGTGTCGTAGTCGCCGTACTCCGCGTCGTTGACCGCCCAGACCCAGGCGGGCGTCGACTCCGCGAAGAAGCTGAGAAGGTCAACGAGGTGGGTTCCATTGCGGAAGAGCATCGCGCGGGGCCCGCCGAGCACTCCGACGATCTGGCGGAGTTCGCCCACGGCTCCGTCGCGCACACGATCCCTCGCCATGTGGTAAGTCGCCGACCATCGACGAGTGTGATCGACCGACAGGATCGTTCCGTGGTTCTCACACGCGGCGATCATCCGGTCGGCGTCTTCGAGGGTCGTCGCGAGCGGTTTCTCGCAGAAGATGGCGCGAACGCCGCGTTCGGCTGCACCGACGACGATGTCTGCGTGGCGATGGTCGGAAGTCGCGACACTGAGGATGTCGAGCTCGTGGGCGTCCAGCAACGCGCGGTAATCCGTGTAGGCGCGAATGCCCTGCCAGCGCCCGTTCCAGTCGCTGAGAAAGCGGTTTGTCGTCGCCTCGACCAGATCACAGACCGCGACGACTTCGATCTCCTCGAACAGCGCGTACGCCGATGCGTGAGACTCCGGCATCCGCTGGCGGAACGGCCGACCAGCCGCCCCGACGACGGGCGATTCGGCAATCCCCGAGCACCCGACGATCCCGACTCGGTATCGTTCCATCGTCGTCCTCCTTGCCACGGTCACGTATGAACCGCACGCTTGAACCGGACGTGTGAACCGGATGGCGCGACCGGTTCATCGCCGCCTGGGTCAGAACCAGCACTGCCGCGCCGAATCCTGGTTCGCCCGCGCCAATGAAGCTCCGTGCGACAGAGCCGCCTCATACTGGGTTCGCATCGGTGGCTATCCTAGCATGGCGACGATACGCTCTGGCAATGTCGTGCACGCATCGACAGAGCCACCCCATGCGCTGCCACAGAGCCCTACCCCATATCTCGACGGATGCACGTTGACATCTGACGCACGTGGCGACGACACTCGCTGAGTGCATGGATACAGGCTGAATGGTTCGAGACATACTGTTTGGCAACCCAGGGGAACGCGCAATGACACTGGCTCGGAGCGTCGGGGTGATCGCCGCGCTCGTCCTAAGCGTCGCGACGCTGAGCGCCAGCGCGGAAGATGCCGCGCCTACGTCCAAGGTTTCCGGCTACGGCTATCTGGACTACTTCAACAACGTCGCCCATCCCGACCCGGACAGCGAAGGCTTGGACGGCTTTCGGATGCGACGGCTCTACCTGACCTACGACTACAGCAACGGCGCGGCGTACAAGGCACGCGTGCGGCTGGAGTCGAACGACGGATCGCTTTTCCTCCAGCCGGACGCGGTCAGCGGCGCGAAGTCCAACCCCGACAAGTCGCTGCCGTCGGTGTTCGTCAAGGACGCCTATCTGCAGTGGAAG
This is a stretch of genomic DNA from Candidatus Poribacteria bacterium. It encodes these proteins:
- a CDS encoding helix-turn-helix domain-containing protein, with translation MDSESLQAGSDRLLSVREVAALLNVQPKTIYHWTQAGGFPYVKVGRLLRFHRADVLRWVEKTTYRPRER
- a CDS encoding toprim domain-containing protein; the encoded protein is MADDLIGVLAADGVMLRPKGKELVGGCPFCRAGDDRFLVDAGKGLWWCRKCRYGGNVVGYLQQRHGIDAAEARRRLGMSSNPTRPIRPATPDPPREEWQDAARRFVDAAAAKLWDGDDPRPLDYLRGRRFTDDTIRQARLGLNPTERREKRPPWMAPGGDIWIPRGIVIPVEVDGALWAAQIRRAAGEPKYVTVTGSRLAPHGIDGVEPGKPAMLVEGVFDMLAVRQAAGDLVVPVATLGASSCLRPLWTARLLHTRTILLAFDADEAGETAAARWRCVLPHVLPHARRWRPFRAKDTGDMLREGGDVLVRRWAEVGIESALSACPRESLGVRADTGGGASDSE
- the rnhA gene encoding ribonuclease HI, yielding MKHVTIYTDGGCDPNPGRGGYGIVLLYGAARKELSGTFAESTNNRMELFAAIRALEALKEPCRVTLHSDSEYLVNAMKQGWARRWRARNWRRGKNEPVANPDLWSRLLDLCGKHEVEFAWLRGHDGNAENERCDELCAEARAMPDPPVDEGYTSAIEEARLELS
- a CDS encoding DUF1565 domain-containing protein gives rise to the protein MAHRSSELFRGLNARRIRRIASRWAAGMAFGIVWACAVSGVQASTYRVPEEFLTPQAAMQRAQAGDTIRVGDGIYEGELAVKPGVTIEGAGSGTVFRQGMTVRGAAGVVLRGFRLQGGTNQHHFGIVCEKADVTVENVTVDGYHHGIGAEDSTLAVRGISIRDAFNAGILLTNSSASIQDASVTDGAGNGLIVSESDRLVRIARVVIAGNGLTGIRVSNARVHVRDSRIVDNGLGVSIESGTADFGTRAQPGGNAIFGNRVADLDSQVGGIEARGNFWGSSSQPRRDRVSPNALVEPWLSRDPADGLAVGGRDLAAVRWGSLRAQR
- a CDS encoding Gfo/Idh/MocA family oxidoreductase codes for the protein MERYRVGIVGCSGIAESPVVGAAGRPFRQRMPESHASAYALFEEIEVVAVCDLVEATTNRFLSDWNGRWQGIRAYTDYRALLDAHELDILSVATSDHRHADIVVGAAERGVRAIFCEKPLATTLEDADRMIAACENHGTILSVDHTRRWSATYHMARDRVRDGAVGELRQIVGVLGGPRAMLFRNGTHLVDLLSFFAESTPAWVWAVNDAEYGDYDTYRGDGGRTAELEPGVFGFVGYENGVRAVYNGTKHQPADFGADLLGAKGKLVVRDTGATLHRSATSSELLPSEEYVRHKWAGAVEELLSLLRDDGEPVSSGREARKAVTIMLGFLESHRRGNVRVDLPS
- a CDS encoding glycoside hydrolase family 32 protein, with the protein product MPDDQLYRETHRPQFHFTPQRDWMNDPNGLVYWDGEYHLFFQHTPGSLRHGPNTWGHAVSTDLTHWRQLHHAALDIDDMGWMWSGSAVVDHGNTSGFGTGGVPPLVAFYTVGDTRIHPPKLCVQGIAFSNDRGRTWTKYDGNPVLGHIRAQNRDPKVVWHEPSRRWIMALFLDGNDYTLYGSTDLKAWQHLHDLTLPGVSECPDLFELPVDGDPTNTRWVFWGGNGGYLIGRFDGRMFAPETDVLHAEQGANGYAAQTWSDIPSADGRRIQISWMAGGKYPAMPFNQQMSYPVELTLRTLPVGIRLCREPVREIAALYDEAHAWTDVSLSARERRVLAKSGDLFDVSLEVDAASGSSFAVEVRGHLVTCNMSEGTLSCLNRTAPIRAIDGRVRLRALIDRTSLELFGNDGEVSMSFCYLPEAADYSLALHGGDEGARFRELSVRTLRSIW
- a CDS encoding DUF3631 domain-containing protein; the protein is MTDDLMRAECSAGDDPLRPLRDLPADADVERIEAALRAVAGANGQGDALARETLRERLIAELKRRKCGSPARLVDAALGEDVGGKSGEPDGLQGQAVVLDAPQPSSEPVDGAKLLDELVETARRFVHFESDAGADTTALWIAFTYTVGAASISPRLAVTSPTRRCGKTTLLSFIGALALKPLPTSNTTTAAVFRSIEQLHPTLLIDEMDTFLNDDSTLHGILNAGHARANAFVLRTVGDNHEPRRFDVWAATCVAKIGTLPSTLADRAIEVRMGRKPKGVAVERWRIDRSGHFEPLRSRLMRWSNDHLHALRDADPEVPSALHDRAADNWRVLLSIADEVGGDWPERARRAALALSGAALDEDDFLEALLRDIFAAFKRADEDDAPLDVGGGRVERLPTPRLIQLLRELPESRWVDYARGNGLTPARLAVLLRRFDIHPKQLWVDGVNCRGYERSDFVEAWGQYLGAQPEIPAPHPLGTLGSPQTLGARPVSDPLGVASPSGSETPAEPHEHRDPSGLAGRNPPEGALRGIRASADQGDPLGRAAFDASIVRPTDEEVAEAASLFSGSLADADALVDEAVGSALARMPNLAAKTERKIRETADWLGRLLDRAGKNGIPHEVAYGTNVSIGVLDAARRRIGAAVVAGRWFAARADPFAPGSSGDGQPSRFN